Within Planococcus citri chromosome 2, ihPlaCitr1.1, whole genome shotgun sequence, the genomic segment CGAGATAAGATAATACCTATATACTTACTGTTAATTTTCCATTCCAAAGTACTTACCTGCTTCATTTGATAAGACTAATTTtcacctgttttggaaaaaattcaaaagtacaTCTGTACTTATTCGAGATTCTGTGTCGACATTTCGACAAATGGccattgccgtcaaaatccaagactataGGTAATTGTTTAACAATTTCTAAACCAATACCTAAACTATGTAGTTCCAGTAGGTACTTAACTATAGCAGTTTTTCCAATTAATCTTTCCACGATTGATTTCCTATTTCTATTTTCACTTGAGTaagttgagtaggtattttctttgttttcatCGAAAATACGTTACGTGCATTTgagattaaaatcaaaaatgacacTCACGAGCAAACttaattattggaatttttatcacttttcgtTTTAATAAGTCTTGAATCGACGGTGAacggtgattatttttttaatttttaactcCGCGTAAGAATGTTTCGCGATCATCAAAGCATTTTTATCTCATTCAAAACAGTCATAtcgaaaataatattataaaaatcgGATGACGTCGAGTTTAATGTTAATTATACCGCTCGTAACTCGTAAGTAggtaatcgaaaaatgaaaaaccatttcCAAGCATTGGCCGGCTTTGCCAGagggtttcaatttcaatgaaactGCTAATGTGCCAGATCAAtagtaaagttttgaaaatttttgtaaatttcagaaaaaattaaaaaattaaattctagaAAACCTCATTCCACGAgtgcttaaaaaaaaatcaaaatacagcCTGGTCTAGTGGGTCTTAATGACCTTCGATTTGAAATCAATGAAACTATTTATTGACACTGGTtcttttcgtttgaaaaaattatttcatgaattaataaagtttaaaaaatcactaaaaacaccttttttgaattttaaaatttttcaaaaattcaccacttaaATCGAAAGATGAACTTTAAActagttcaaaatattcttttgtTAGTTCTAGAATACATTTATATGCATGTTGAGAGGTACTTTTGAGGGGTTCCATGGGAAAGGGGCcttggccattttttttgtttttttttcttttacaattttgaatgcattaaaaaattttttgttatcaatttcaccacattcagtgatattgaagtgttctttcatgaaaaaaaaaaaaaaaaaaacgaattggaaaatgttagcttgtacgtggaaattttttttgaacttgtaaaaatcagtgaaaaaaaattaaccaaggtcccttttccatgaagcccctcATTTAGATCCATTAACAGATAGGTTCTCGAGAGTTTGGGTACCTacatttcaatgttttaaaaaccTTCTAGTAggcaatatttcattttttgaaattaaaataattgataGGTAAGTACTGCAAATGAAACTATATATTTTTGCATAAGTATTATAAAGGTAACTGAGGtttttaagtaagtaaataaattatgatATCACGTaggtaaatactcgtattttaaattgaatgaaattttaaataaaaattcactgtgtaaggtaattttcaattttgacaggTAACTGCATAATTTATCTTATCACACTCTCTGATATAATGGTCTGACAGTCAGTTCCgatatctaaaaataaaacaaacaaaaaaaaagattatagGTAGTGTTGTTTTGTTCATCGACATGATcgagaaattgtgaaaaattactctGTTGAACTTACTAGCACTTCAGGTGGTGTATTTAAAACACAAATGCAAGCATTTGCTATATCTTCAGCACGTAAAGCAGAATATCCAGATCGAGGAGCGAAATCATCTCCGAGAGTGAAATCTGTGGCAGCGTAGCCTGGACTTAAATTCtgaagagtagaaaaaaaatagttatcgtcattttcatcaaatagaattgaaaaaaatccttatcGTGGGTAAATTCGTAGGTATGTTTatagaaaagtaggtacctagtcatATCTACATAGATTAGGTGGACGTTGGACGATTTTTTCTGGCACACCATGGAATTTTTAGAGTAAAGAAACGCAGTTGGGTCGTGATGCTGAATactcatgtattttttttacataaaaatcccAGGTGTGCCCGAAACAATCTAGGTGGGTAATTGTCcacgtacctatctattttgAATTAGGAACTGAGATTATCATACAAATACTCTTAGAACTAACCGTGACTTTGATATTACTGTTATTGCTTATCATTTCACGTCTTAATCCTTCAGAGATTACTCGTACAGCGTGTTTTGTGCTTGAATATGGAATGTATAAGTTTGGCTCTGCGTCTACTATAACGTGTCCCAGAACGctaaacatttttcataaattgaacgATATAAATCACAGTTGAAGGACAATGTAAGAGGACAATGTAAGAGGATAATAGAGGGGGAGTAGTATATTTTCCAAGAAttaattcaacatttcaacttACCTATTTATGTTTATAATATGGCCAGCGATGCTGTTATCGACCATATTTTTAATGGCTTCTTTGGAACATAGAAGAACAGCTTTTACATTAGTATTGAATAACTTATCAAACCCATCTGAggaaatttctgccaaaaaaaaaaccaacaaacaaAAACACATAAACATGAtaggtaatcaaaaataaaaaagaagattTGAGATATGTACATTTCTAGCTTTAAAAATACACGAGTATTAAGTAGCCGTAGGTATAATTTATGTGGTTACTGCCATCTTACCGCTTAATAAAGAAAGATCCATCACACCAGCATTATTTACCAAAATAGAAACTGgcccaatttcatcaaaaatctgcttgaaaGATGATTGTATTTCTTCTTCACTAGTCAGATCACATTTCAAAGGATGGAATTTACCCGAATATTCGTCCGAGTTTTCCATTTCAGCAGACAATTCCTATAggaattaaaataggtattcaaatgtacaattttcacaaaagctACTTGTTCCTTAGACCGTAATAAAAAGCCTCCACTCAAGCAAACATTTATTCACCTTACCTGAAGTCTTTCAATTCTTCTCGCCAAACCAACCACAATGACGCCATGTTTAACTAACAGCTTCGAAGTCTCAGCCCCGAATCCGGAACTGGCTCCAGTCACAACTGCTACTTTACCAACAAATCTCTCCATATTTTTACGAGTCGACAACGGCAAAGCTGATTTAGTCACCGGAGCTTTTTTCGTCGAACAACGTCGGTTACAACACGAATCACGTTTTTTCGATCGAAAGAAGTCCATCCAAATGATATTCTTCTTCAGatagtacctaacctacctacctacctagtacctacgtctATTATTCAATTAGGTACTGAAATATAGATACCGCTTAAATAATCATATGGAAActcgatgaataaaaaaaaatcgtttacgtGAGGTTGTAAATTATACGTTAGGTAGAATGGGTTTTGCATTATTTACACGTCCGAGTTCTCTATAGCAACAAAGCAACTGGcccggaaaattttcagtttttagaacCATTTACAAAACTTTCAAAGGTAATTATATAGCCTGTTACGCGCTGTCCtttgtttcaataaaaaatgctcatcgttgattaaaattttatcagaagttgaattatttattcGGTCGTTTAGATTGGAAAAATATCGTGActtcgtactcgtatatctatACCTACTATATGTagctaagtacatattttatggAGCTGACTATCAAAAGATTGTCACATTGATTAAACAAACGAAAGAAGGTGGTTTGTAACGATATTTTCGTTTCCCGAATTCCCATGGCCTTGAAATTGCTCGGtcaatttcgtggaaatttggCTATGTTAAATTAGGTATCTAGTCTgctaaaaatatgtaggtacatacaattcgAACGATTATCTCAGAATTGTTGAAACgaaattggaagtttttttttcgaattttaattttaatctttcCTCGAAGTTTAATATTCGTCTATGGTTCTTCTGCCTTGTAATAGCAATACttactagataggtacctacttattatctACTGTAAGTAGATACTTTCTGCGATAGGTTTATCTCGTATTAGCCAATTTATTTCATTATATGCTAGCATCAAGACGAATATGAAGATGAGTTTCATGGAATAAAGTTGGTTTCTGTTAAGTATTTATTCATTCTCATCTTTGTTTTCAAGTAAGGTGTCTAATttggttttccaaaaattgaatttctgcgccaggaagtAATCTGTACCTTTTTTTATTATAGTATCAAGACATCAATTTTACTGATCTACTTCAAATAGAAACTATTATCGATCTCTTTTTGcgtttttgtaataaaaagaaTCTACCTACGCGCTGCTCAGTGAAAAGTTTCCTGTGCAATTTGGCTACAGCGGAGCTACTCTTTGTCGATGTTTTGACCGATCGCTAATTttaatgcgaaaattttcagatgcattttgattctttttcttttatctgAAATGAGTAATATTAGATCAGATACAGgctgttttgattttgattacaTCGCTCTGCCGATAGATGATTGATTTATGATAGTTACTTTGCTAATCATGATATCATTATCATGGATTTATTGAATTTCCTATCCAACTGTAAAAGTAAGGTTGAATATATGGTTCTTACCTACGTACTATTTTCAACCTTCATCTTTTATACCTTTATTGATGAATCTATCGAGGAGATTTTTTGTactttgtttttcttcttctgtatGACAAAtcctatctatctacctacccaTCATTTGCATGAAAGTCAAGCagattaaaattgaacaataacaCCTTACTTTAGACATAGcagctataattttttttaaatctcagaGAACAAACATCGTTTAAGAAACTACGCAACAGataaaaacatacaaaataggtatattttatcaTACTGTCTTCtcatcttaaaaataaaaaatacaacatgATGCCTactttatttacctacttccTGTTtcctaattaaaattatatttcttaGTATGTTTTTGTGATACGTATTTTCAATGTAGACTAATgctttatttttccaaaaaaaacctcacttaggttggtaatttttttttggatatttcttACTGGTTGTGCGATTTAAAtatatccatttttttaaaactttcgaTGGGAGTGGCCAGACCAGGTAAGAGAAAGGTGTGTTTATTTTTctagtcaatttttaaacaaaaatcgGGAAAATATCAACAAAGACGACCCGGTTAAAATTTCCCAATTATATTTTCTAGTAGGTACCTTgatgtttcagtttttcaaatattttgggatcataaaattaccaaaaaaaaagtgttttaggGCTCAgtttcctgaaaaaattttgaaaaatcgggGGCTCACTTCTAGTAGTCAAGTATTTTGCATcgaaatagaataaaaatgcCCAGAAAATTCGAATGACAGTTCGCAGATTTGTAacgaaatttttcgatattaaaaagtacttttttttgaagcttgaGCTATTTTTACCAAAGAAAATTGAGTAGAggctac encodes:
- the LOC135834075 gene encoding uncharacterized protein LOC135834075, coding for MDFFRSKKRDSCCNRRCSTKKAPVTKSALPLSTRKNMERFVGKVAVVTGASSGFGAETSKLLVKHGVIVVGLARRIERLQELSAEMENSDEYSGKFHPLKCDLTSEEEIQSSFKQIFDEIGPVSILVNNAGVMDLSLLSEISSDGFDKLFNTNVKAVLLCSKEAIKNMVDNSIAGHIININSVLGHVIVDAEPNLYIPYSSTKHAVRVISEGLRREMISNNSNIKVTNLSPGYAATDFTLGDDFAPRSGYSALRAEDIANACICVLNTPPEVLISELTVRPLYQRLMYSYILLLRCNVMERFANRVAVVTGSSSGIGSAISTELVKYGIIVVGVARRIENLQKLADELNEPGKPVRFYPVKCDVTVESEIENSFKWITSELSGIAVLINCAGTSHQTLLRDAHGESISQIFDTNVKASILCSKLAVESMMKNSIPGHIININSILSHVISNVDMFKRHQIYSASKHALKVISGALRQELLDQKLNIKVTNLSPGIVATELTRRHLPTIDSLPSTDVMQPKDVADACVYVLSTPENVLVSELTIMPLHQKF